The nucleotide sequence CGGAACACGGGGGTACGGGAGCGCATCCTTCAGACTGCTTCGGACCTGTTTTATGTGGAGGGTGTGCGGGGCTCGGGAGTGATCCGGATTATCGAGGAGGCGGAGGTTGCCAAATCGAGTTTCTACAGGCATTTTCCCAGCAAGGAACACCTCGTCCTGGCCTACCCCGATGAGATGGACGCGCTGTGGACAGCGTTAAGGGCAGCTGCAGGACCGGATCGCACGGGCTCGGCCAACCCCTTGGCAGGGATGTCCGCAGCGCTGCTCTGGGACGGGCATCCAGAGGATTATCGGGGTGCCGCGCTTGTGAAAGCTTCCGCGGAGGCCATTCCGGGTAGTGCAGTGCAGGTACGGGTCGCCGCGCACAGGGCTGGCGTGCTGGAGTGGATCCGTGCCAGTTGCCGAAGATCTTTAGCTCTCCGTCATCGCACGCAGCTGGGCTCTTCGGTTCGCGATAAAGGCCACTCGGCAGAGCCCACGCGATAACTAGGGCGGAAGAGCAGGTACTAGAGCGGTGAAAGTTGGAACGATAAAGTTCGGGAAGCAGCCCGCCCCCGTCGCGGACATCAACGAGGACGAGCTCATGCAGGGCATCCCCGCTCACTCTGTGTCAAACTCAGCTACACCCCAACCTGACGTCAGGCAGGTGGGGCGGGGCCGTCAGAATAGGCTCTGATTCTTCTTTTTCTGACGGCAGCTTGAGAAACCCCAGACTACAAGCTGACACGTCCGACTCGGTCCCTGAAAGCGTTTCCGCGCATGCCGGCTATGAGCCGCTTCACGTCGACAGTCCCAAGGCGTGCATGAGTACCATCTGAAGCTACGCACCGTGCCAAGATACCTACATGACCCCGCGCCTCTTCGACCTCAGCTCCACTTGGCACCTCCCCGTGCCGCCAGAGAAAGTGTGGGCCATCATCGCCGACATCAACATGAGTTGGCCCAGTTGGTGGCCACGCTGCAGCTTCGCTCGGCCGCTGGTTCGCACCAAACCCGTGAGCAATTCCCAGGAAGACATCCTCAAGGCGACTACCGCCCACCTCAACTTCAAGGCAGCCCACGTGTTCTGGGACGACGTCGTGAACGCCACCTTCCTGGCCGTCCCGCAAAACAAGGGCGCCGAGGTCGACCTTGCCACCGCCGCAGCCCTCACGCGCGGGTGGAACCACACCCGCTACGTCGCATCTGTCGCCCAGGAGCTCCGCAGCAACCACACGGCGCCACGCGCGAAACGACCGGCTTCCTTACGTGGCGAGCAATTAGGCTATGCACATGGACTTTCAGGAAGAGCTTGCGCAGCGCCTGCAGCAGGCCCGGGACGGGAACGATGCCAGTCTTGAGCAGGGCAAGCAGCTGCATAGGGATGGCATCGCAGCGTTGGATGAGCTTGCCGAGTATGCCAAGGAGGCGTCAGCGACTCTCAGCCGGCACGACGTACCTGCCGACGAAACCATATGGCACAGCCGAATCAAAAACTCTTTCTGGCGGCGCTCCTACACGGACGAGGGGTATGCGGAGCCTGTTGGCTGGAAGCTGAAGGGCTTCGATCGCGTCGAGATGGTCCTGACCTTTGATGGCCGGCTCGTACAGATATACCGGGACTCCGACACGAACCGCGAAACCGGCCGTGACGACTACATGGAGAAAAAGCGCCAGGACCTCGAGACATGGCTCGGGGAGCTGGTCCGGGGCGGCGACCAAGAAATGTGCCTCAGGAGCCTACGCCGGGCAGCCGAGATAGCAGTCTTCCAAAAAGGGGCTCTGGTAAACGCCAAGGACACCATCCTGGACGACGTCGCCTCCCTGCTGAGCCGGCTCTAAACCGCCGACCCCAGGGATTGATCCCCACAGTGTGCGGGGATCCGGAATGCTCTCACCGCTGCTCCAACCGGCGCCTGGCCGTACACAGGAAGGCTCATAGCCCGGACGCAAAGAAACCCCGGAACGTTGCAGGTTCCGGGGCTTCTTCTTGTGGCAGACCTTTTCCGGTGGGTAGTCGGCTGCTGCATAGACTGATTCAAGGCTTGTCAGGC is from Arthrobacter sp. QXT-31 and encodes:
- a CDS encoding TetR/AcrR family transcriptional regulator encodes the protein MLQTASDLFYVEGVRGSGVIRIIEEAEVAKSSFYRHFPSKEHLVLAYPDEMDALWTALRAAAGPDRTGSANPLAGMSAALLWDGHPEDYRGAALVKASAEAIPGSAVQVRVAAHRAGVLEWIRASCRRSLALRHRTQLGSSVRDKGHSAEPTR
- a CDS encoding SRPBCC family protein, with amino-acid sequence MTPRLFDLSSTWHLPVPPEKVWAIIADINMSWPSWWPRCSFARPLVRTKPVSNSQEDILKATTAHLNFKAAHVFWDDVVNATFLAVPQNKGAEVDLATAAALTRGWNHTRYVASVAQELRSNHTAPRAKRPASLRGEQLGYAHGLSGRACAAPAAGPGRERCQS